In Lytechinus variegatus isolate NC3 chromosome 12, Lvar_3.0, whole genome shotgun sequence, a single window of DNA contains:
- the LOC121425496 gene encoding pancreatic triacylglycerol lipase-like, giving the protein MWYLAILFTATLVAGREVCYEQIGCLVSDEYPFYHAEDRPVDHLPESRAELGTTFRLRTRDLQGGYQELSTYDEDTIYASDFKPWKKTKVIIHGFVAGSDVDWMDDMTNEILIEGDYNVITIDWRPGVIKDDYDVAVGNVRVVGAEIAYLFDMIQRTQAVGPNTFHIIGHSLGAHAAGIAGAIVPNIGRITGLDPAGPYFDDCDPRVRLDASDADFVDVIHTDTDPLYKLGLGMYSSTGHVDFYPNSGRAQPGCDLRIIGSIFANGRIWGGVIDYIACNHIRAVYLFMDSINPGERECPYLAFECTREWSDYNEGLCFEDTPRAQMGWKADQYAPEEGVQELVFQENTLAEDPYCGFQYRFGVYIDDGRKAEKFKGMMTISLVGDNGQTEDIALSPDYRFYDPLTKYLHMGVSSHHVINPSHLYLEWDYDAAFYAPWKWEFIERPELFIHRIEVDSAESEESYLMCGTYDPIEPDVKRAFFRVTVCD; this is encoded by the exons ATGTGGTATCTAGCGATTTTGTTCACTGCAACACTTGTTGCGG GTCGAGAGGTATGTTATGAGCAAATCGGTTGCTTAGTGAGTGACGAGTATCCTTTCTATCACGCCGAGGACCGCCCTGTGGACCATCTCCCCGAATCGCGCGCTGAGCTAGGGACCACCTTCAGGCTTCGAACCCGGGACCTGCAGGGTGGCTATCAAGAACTCAGCACCTACGATGAAGACACTATTTATGC ATCTGATTTCAAGCCATGGAAGAAAACCAAGGTCATCATCCACGGATTCGTAGCGGGATCCGATGTCGACTGGATGGATGATATGACGAACGAAATCCTGATCGAAGGCGACTATAACGTGATCACCATCGACTGGAGACCAGGTGTGATAAAGGATGATTACGATGTGGCAGTCGGGAATGTGAGGGTGGTCGGTGCTGAGATTGCTTACCTTTTCGATATGATTCAG AGAACCCAGGCGGTTGGACCAAATACGTTTCATATCATTGGCCACAGTCTGGGTGCACACGCTGCCGGTATAGCGGGCGCTATTGTTCCAAACATCGGTAGAATCACAG GTCTTGACCCTGCCGGTCCATATTTTGACGACTGTGACCCAAGGGTTCGACTTGATGCTTCTGATGCTGACTTTGTTGACGTCATTCATACCGATACTGACCCGCTCTATAAACTGG GTTTGGGAATGTACAGCTCGACGGGTCATGTCGATTTCTATCCGAACAGTGGTCGAGCTCAGCCTGGTTGTGATCTTCGTATCATTGGTTCAATCTTCGCTAATGGAAGAATCTGGGGTG GAGTGATAGATTACATTGCTTGCAATCATATCAGGGCCGTCTATCTCTTCATGGACTCGATCAACCCAGGGGAGCGGGAGTGCCCTTACCTGGCATTCGAATGCACCCGTGAATGGTCAGATTATAATGAAGGGCTCTGCTTCGAAGACACACCCCGTGCCCAAATGGGATGGAAGGCCGACCAGTACGCCCCCGAGGAAGGGGTGCAAGAATTGGTGTTTCAGGAGAATACCCTGGCCGAAGATCCTTATTGCG GATTTCAGTATCGTTTTGGAGTATACATTGATGATGGAAGAAAAGCTGAGAAGTTCAAGGGGATGATGACTATCTCTCTAGTCGGCGACAATGGACAAACTGAAGATATCGCACTCTCACC TGACTACCGGTTCTACGACCCACTAACCAAGTATCTTCACATGGGCGTGTCGTCACATCACGTGATCAATCCTAGTCATCTTTATCTCGAGTGGGATTACGATGCTGCATTCTATGCCCCGTGGAAGTGGGAGTTCATTGAGCGACCAGAGCTCTTCATTCATAGGATCGAAGTCGATTCCGCCGAAAgcgaagaaag CTATCTGATGTGCGGTACGTACGACCCCATTGAACCTGATGTCAAGCGTGCATTTTTCCGTGTCACAGTTTGTGATTGA